One stretch of Streptomyces sp. R21 DNA includes these proteins:
- the serB gene encoding phosphoserine phosphatase SerB, which translates to MSASQTSDFPTVLVKIFGKDRPGITAGLFDTLAAYSVDVVDIEQVVTRGRMVLCALVTEPPAGLEGDLRATVHSWAESMKMQAEIISGLGDNRPRGLGRSLVTVLGHPLTAESTAAIAARITRTGGNIDRIFRLAKYPVTAVEFAVSGTETETLRTALVTEASALGVDVAVVAAGLHRRAQRLVVMDVDSTLIQDEVIELFAAHAGCEKEVAEVTAAAMRGELDFEQSLHARVELLAGLDASVVDKVRSEVRLTPGARTLIRTLKRLGFQVGVVSGGFTQVTDDLKERLGLDFAQANTLEIVDGKLTGRVTGEIVDRAGKARLLRRFAAEAGVPLAQTVAIGDGANDLDMLNAAGLGVAFNAKPVVREAAHTAVNVPFLDTVLYLLGVTREEVEAADMHLGDH; encoded by the coding sequence ATGAGCGCTTCGCAGACCTCTGATTTCCCTACCGTCCTCGTCAAGATCTTCGGCAAGGACAGGCCGGGCATCACAGCCGGTCTCTTCGACACCCTCGCCGCCTACTCGGTCGACGTGGTCGACATCGAGCAGGTCGTCACCCGTGGCCGGATGGTGCTGTGCGCGCTCGTGACCGAGCCGCCCGCCGGGCTGGAGGGTGATCTGCGGGCCACCGTCCACAGCTGGGCGGAGTCGATGAAGATGCAGGCGGAGATCATCTCCGGCCTCGGTGACAACCGGCCGCGCGGCCTCGGGCGCTCGCTCGTCACCGTGCTCGGGCACCCGCTCACCGCCGAGTCGACGGCCGCGATCGCGGCGCGGATCACGCGGACCGGCGGCAACATCGACCGTATCTTCCGGCTCGCCAAGTACCCGGTGACGGCGGTCGAGTTCGCCGTGTCCGGCACGGAGACCGAGACGCTGCGCACGGCCCTGGTGACCGAGGCCTCGGCACTCGGTGTCGATGTCGCGGTGGTGGCGGCGGGGCTGCACCGGCGGGCCCAGCGCCTGGTCGTCATGGACGTGGACTCCACGCTCATCCAGGACGAGGTGATCGAGCTCTTCGCCGCGCACGCCGGCTGCGAGAAGGAGGTCGCCGAGGTGACGGCCGCCGCGATGCGCGGCGAGCTGGACTTCGAGCAGTCGCTGCACGCGCGCGTGGAGCTGCTCGCGGGTCTCGACGCCTCGGTCGTGGACAAGGTGCGCAGCGAGGTCCGGCTGACGCCGGGGGCGCGCACGCTGATCCGTACGCTGAAGCGGCTCGGCTTCCAAGTCGGTGTCGTCTCGGGCGGTTTCACTCAGGTCACCGATGATCTGAAGGAGCGGCTCGGGCTCGACTTCGCGCAGGCCAACACGCTGGAGATCGTCGACGGGAAGCTGACGGGCCGGGTCACCGGGGAGATCGTGGACCGGGCGGGCAAGGCGCGGCTGCTGCGCCGGTTCGCCGCGGAGGCTGGTGTGCCGCTGGCCCAGACCGTGGCCATCGGCGACGGCGCGAACGACCTCGACATGCTGAACGCGGCCGGTCTCGGCGTCGCGTTCAACGCCAAGCCCGTCGTCCGCGAGGCCGCGCACACCGCCGTGAACGTGCCCTTCCTGGACACGGTCCTGTATCTGCTGGGCGTCACCCGCGAAGAGGTCGAGGCCGCGGACATGCACCTGGGCGACCACTGA
- a CDS encoding streptophobe family protein, protein MSIDRADHGRRVPWGDVLVSAIASVSWALIGMAGVAALGLHLLEADTAGSLGPMTAAVVALGAGGSVTPAGDVSAFGLKGAEAHTAIQITPLGVGLVGALLLSWFFLRSLRGAGVVIALPELVTRAVAVVVLFVATLGGLAWAGHDIITIDGGKLGLDKAGGGLGDITDKLPGGLGNIGGLLPDKIGDLVNAKAAVGFTVDTVPTLLGGAAWAAGVLVIALLASRRTPLPRGWEAVHRVVRPAASALVAVLLVAVAAGFAAAAYAAIGDAHPKRIAGAALLGAPNGVWLGIPIGLFVPWDGKATGELAKLLPDPLDKLLSIDSDRPVTVGRLAELDNRVWLLAVATAVMMLFAGVLTAARTPFVRSEGGAALAGDPGAANVRRGGVLGFAGRCALPLGIVTALALPLLAWLTDVSANASLSVLGFDAFGAGIELHGHPGMALVLGAAWGAGAGAAGALLACASGAAGRRAAPLARGDAAAAGPVAAELDLVHPSGPYNPATPFRPANPDTNPYLRLPDELREPDNRRPPGTRGPRGARQSGAPGGTWPSGSGRPPGNVRPPDPTRSPEGPRPPDNVYGAPTVVGPIAPPPRPPKQRGSRSGSVPPPPPPPPSSSPPSSSSSSEEGPPPPPPGRPRRRD, encoded by the coding sequence ATGAGCATCGACAGGGCTGACCACGGCCGGAGGGTTCCATGGGGTGACGTGCTGGTGTCCGCGATCGCCTCTGTGAGCTGGGCGTTGATCGGAATGGCGGGCGTCGCGGCGCTCGGACTGCATCTGCTGGAGGCGGACACGGCGGGCTCGCTCGGGCCGATGACCGCGGCGGTTGTGGCGCTAGGTGCGGGTGGTTCGGTCACCCCGGCCGGCGATGTCTCGGCGTTCGGCCTGAAAGGAGCGGAGGCGCACACCGCCATTCAGATCACGCCACTCGGCGTGGGGCTGGTGGGCGCGCTCCTGCTGTCCTGGTTCTTCCTACGGTCCTTACGCGGCGCGGGAGTTGTGATCGCTCTGCCCGAACTCGTGACGCGCGCGGTCGCGGTGGTCGTCCTCTTCGTGGCGACCCTGGGCGGGCTCGCCTGGGCCGGTCACGACATCATCACGATCGACGGCGGCAAGCTCGGACTCGACAAGGCGGGCGGCGGACTCGGCGACATCACGGACAAACTCCCCGGCGGGCTGGGGAACATCGGGGGGCTGCTGCCGGACAAGATCGGCGATCTCGTGAACGCCAAGGCCGCGGTCGGCTTCACCGTCGACACCGTGCCGACGCTGCTGGGAGGCGCGGCCTGGGCGGCCGGGGTCCTCGTGATCGCTCTGCTGGCCTCGCGCCGCACTCCGCTGCCGCGCGGCTGGGAGGCCGTGCACCGCGTCGTCAGGCCGGCCGCTTCCGCGCTGGTCGCGGTGTTGCTGGTGGCGGTCGCGGCGGGGTTCGCGGCGGCGGCGTACGCGGCGATCGGCGACGCCCACCCCAAGCGGATCGCGGGCGCGGCACTGCTCGGGGCACCCAACGGCGTGTGGCTGGGCATCCCGATCGGCCTCTTCGTGCCCTGGGACGGCAAGGCCACCGGCGAACTCGCCAAACTGCTTCCGGACCCCCTGGACAAGCTGCTGAGCATCGACTCCGACCGGCCCGTCACGGTGGGCCGCCTCGCCGAACTGGACAACCGTGTCTGGCTGTTGGCGGTCGCGACGGCGGTCATGATGCTGTTCGCGGGCGTCCTGACGGCCGCGCGTACTCCGTTCGTACGGTCCGAAGGGGGCGCCGCCCTCGCGGGAGACCCGGGCGCCGCGAACGTACGGCGCGGTGGCGTCCTCGGTTTCGCCGGGCGCTGCGCGCTTCCGCTCGGGATCGTGACGGCCCTGGCGCTGCCCCTGCTGGCGTGGCTGACGGACGTCTCCGCGAACGCCTCCCTGTCGGTGCTCGGCTTCGACGCGTTCGGTGCCGGGATCGAGTTGCACGGCCATCCGGGCATGGCCCTGGTGCTCGGCGCGGCCTGGGGCGCGGGTGCGGGGGCGGCCGGGGCGCTGCTGGCCTGCGCGAGCGGGGCCGCGGGGCGGCGGGCGGCACCCCTGGCACGGGGTGACGCGGCGGCGGCCGGGCCGGTGGCGGCCGAGCTGGACCTCGTGCACCCGTCGGGCCCCTACAACCCCGCCACACCGTTCCGTCCGGCGAACCCCGACACCAACCCGTATCTGCGCCTGCCCGACGAACTCCGGGAACCGGACAACCGCCGGCCGCCGGGAACGCGTGGGCCTCGGGGTGCGCGGCAGTCCGGGGCGCCCGGGGGCACATGGCCGTCCGGGAGCGGGCGGCCACCGGGGAACGTACGGCCGCCCGATCCCACCCGGTCGCCTGAGGGACCGCGCCCACCCGACAACGTGTACGGCGCGCCCACGGTCGTAGGGCCGATCGCGCCGCCACCGCGGCCGCCGAAGCAGCGGGGGTCCCGGTCCGGGAGCGTGCCGCCGCCACCTCCGCCGCCTCCGTCCTCTTCTCCGCCCTCGTCCTCGTCCTCGTCCGAGGAAGGCCCGCCGCCTCCGCCGCCGGGGAGGCCTCGGCGGAGGGACTGA